The Oceanispirochaeta sp. M1 sequence CGAAAAAGACATTATGGGGCAGATCGGTTTTATGGAGAGCTGTGTTGAGCAGGTCAAGGAACATGCCCCCCGAATGCAGGAGCAGATTACCTCCACCCTGAAAGATAAATTTGAAGAAATTGTGGAAGGAAAGGCCGATGAAAGCCGCATTCTGGCAGAAATTGCCGTTCAGGTTGTCCGCTTTGATATCAATGAAGAGCTACAGCGTCTGACCACACATCTTGAGGGGTTCAGAAATATTGCCGCAAGCTCCGATCCCGTAGGTAAGAAACTGGATTTTCTCTGTCAGGAGATAAACCGGGAAGTTAATACCATAGGTTCAAAAAATACTCTTGTCGAAATCGGCAGGATTGTAGTAGAAATGAAAGATTCTTTAGAGAAGGTTAGGGAGCAGCTTAGAAATGTTGAATAAAGAACCATTCAGAATAGCCATATCAGGAAGAAGCGGATGCGGTAACTCAACGGTCAGCACCATCCTGTCAGAAAGACTGGAACTTAAACTGGTAAACTATACATTTCATAATATTGCCGAAGACAGGGCAATCGATTTTAACGAACTCTGTGAGATGGCCGAAGTTGATCCCCAATGGGACTATTTTGTAGATGAAAATCAGGTCAAACTAGCCATGGAGGGCTCTTCCGTTCTCGGTTCCCGTCTGGCCATATGGATGCTCAAGAATGCAGACCTGAAGGTCTTTCTTACCGCCAGTCCTGAAACCAGAGCCGGACGTATCTACAAAAGAGAAGGGGGAGTCTTCGAGCAGAGAATGGTCGAGACCGCCGCCCGGGATGACAGGGATCATGCCCGCTATAAAAAACTATACGACATTAATAACGACGACTACGCATTTGCAGACCTGGTGATCAATACAGACCGCCTGAATCAGCATCAGGTAGCCGGTATCATCGAAGCTGCCGCCCGTGCTATGGCCGGAGTCTCTGAAGCCTAGAGCTCTTTTCTCTCTCCTTTCAGGAGAAGAACCCCTCCCCCGAGGGAGGGGCAAGACTTATTTCTGTTTGAGAATTTCTTTTTTCTCCATAAACTCATCCTGTGAGATATCTCCATTAACATAACGCTTCTGAAGAAGCTCAAGGGGGGATTCCTTTTCCCCTGATATCTTTTGACTGATTCCTGCATTTTTAAAAATAAAATAGGCAATGACCAGTATCAGTATTAAACCGGCAAACATCATTATGATACCTCCATATCCAAAGCGACTCAGTCCGAAAAATCCATCATGCAGATTGTAGTAATTTCCGTGCATACGAAACTCCTGTTTCATTAGTTATTGAAATAATAGTTGCAAAATATGAATAAAGTATAAACAGAGTGTAGTAAGACTTTAGTTTAGAGTGCTGTGAAGCCGGCTTCTCTGATGGCGGATTTTACCTCATCAATCCTGCTTTCATCCACAGAAAGTGAGAGCTCTTTTTTCTCCAGATTCACAATAGCAGAGCTCACAGATTTCACTGATCCTGCAGCTTTTTCAACCGACATTTTACAGTGATTGCAGCTCATGCCTTCTACTTTAATAATTGTTTCCATGTTTTTTTCCTTTGCCGCCTCTGGGGTCGGCAGTTTTAATTTGAATTTTTTAAGACTCAGCGAATTGCTGACTACAGAGACGGAGCTGAATGCCATGGCGGCTCCTGCAATAATCGGGTTTAACAGACCCATTGCAGCAAAGGGT is a genomic window containing:
- the cmk gene encoding (d)CMP kinase produces the protein MLNKEPFRIAISGRSGCGNSTVSTILSERLELKLVNYTFHNIAEDRAIDFNELCEMAEVDPQWDYFVDENQVKLAMEGSSVLGSRLAIWMLKNADLKVFLTASPETRAGRIYKREGGVFEQRMVETAARDDRDHARYKKLYDINNDDYAFADLVINTDRLNQHQVAGIIEAAARAMAGVSEA
- a CDS encoding SHOCT domain-containing protein; this encodes MHGNYYNLHDGFFGLSRFGYGGIIMMFAGLILILVIAYFIFKNAGISQKISGEKESPLELLQKRYVNGDISQDEFMEKKEILKQK